From one Gracilibacillus salinarum genomic stretch:
- a CDS encoding ATP-binding cassette domain-containing protein, protein MIIKATNLTKNYRSEHALSQLNVTIDGPKIIGLLGNNGAGKTTLLRLLAGHFQQTSGKLTINDITPFNQHTLTKEICLIMESNNFHDKFKVRDILKISSMFYPYWDHEYAERLRNLFRLKPNQKVKTLSKGMYSALGIIVGLASNAPITIFDEPYIGLDASSRSTFYDLLLESYQENPRLIILSTHLIDEVSKLFEEVVILKQGKLLLHETAESLEQNHTLVSGPAKTVDQVTIGKNIIHSTTLLGKKTVVLYQDQIRTTAGLSFQKVSLQELFVYLTNEGVTIDA, encoded by the coding sequence ATGATAATAAAAGCAACTAATTTGACTAAAAATTATCGGAGTGAGCATGCCCTTAGTCAATTAAATGTAACGATTGACGGACCGAAAATCATTGGACTTCTAGGAAATAATGGCGCAGGCAAAACTACTCTGCTTCGCTTATTAGCTGGTCATTTTCAACAGACCAGCGGAAAACTTACCATCAATGACATTACCCCATTTAATCAACACACCTTAACGAAAGAAATATGCCTGATTATGGAAAGTAATAATTTCCATGACAAATTTAAAGTCCGGGATATACTAAAAATTTCATCGATGTTTTATCCATATTGGGACCATGAATATGCCGAACGATTACGAAATTTATTTCGATTGAAACCTAATCAAAAAGTAAAAACCTTGTCAAAAGGAATGTATTCAGCTTTAGGCATCATTGTTGGATTAGCAAGCAATGCACCAATTACAATCTTCGATGAACCATATATTGGATTAGATGCCTCTTCTCGTTCTACTTTTTATGATTTATTATTGGAATCCTATCAAGAGAATCCTAGACTTATCATTCTTTCTACTCATCTAATCGACGAAGTAAGTAAATTATTCGAAGAAGTAGTCATCCTAAAACAAGGTAAATTATTATTACATGAAACCGCTGAAAGTCTGGAACAAAATCACACATTAGTTAGCGGACCTGCCAAAACGGTCGATCAAGTAACTATAGGAAAAAACATCATACACTCCACCACTTTATTAGGCAAGAAAACTGTTGTGCTATACCAGGATCAAATAAGGACCACTGCAGGGTTATCGTTCCAAAAAGTTTCATTACAGGAATTATTTGTTTACTTAACTAATGAAGGAGTGACAATAGATGCTTAA
- a CDS encoding DUF5392 family protein produces MFSFFTKDVPSFMKIELEKLFNKIGPLMKKNARYMMFAMPLLLISILNLIFFLFFGGFDNGMVAIVIVYALMAAVGLALYKESKHIKKKIRELEMEHIVSRIEKSNHVNDYKKKDYISLIKSHPKMGLQTFLNFLNEENERKKMMED; encoded by the coding sequence ATGTTTTCGTTTTTTACAAAGGATGTACCGTCATTTATGAAGATAGAATTAGAGAAACTTTTTAATAAAATAGGTCCTTTAATGAAAAAGAATGCTAGATATATGATGTTTGCAATGCCTTTATTGTTGATCTCGATCTTGAATTTAATTTTCTTCTTATTCTTCGGTGGGTTTGACAACGGCATGGTAGCTATTGTCATCGTCTATGCTCTAATGGCTGCAGTAGGATTGGCTTTATATAAAGAATCAAAGCATATCAAGAAAAAAATTAGAGAATTAGAAATGGAGCATATCGTATCAAGGATTGAAAAGAGCAATCATGTAAATGACTACAAAAAGAAGGATTATATTTCACTGATCAAATCACACCCAAAAATGGGATTGCAGACTTTCCTGAATTTCTTAAATGAAGAGAATGAACGGAAAAAGATGATGGAAGATTAA
- a CDS encoding helix-turn-helix domain-containing protein, giving the protein MIGKNINRIRKKKNLTLSELAERADISKSYLSNIERNLNDNPSIHIIEKLADVLEVDLITLLDEKKPRTKDDLMWQHFISKLEELGITSSDLDEYRIVFEFIKWRNDQKEKK; this is encoded by the coding sequence ATGATAGGGAAGAATATAAACCGCATTAGAAAAAAGAAAAATTTAACATTATCTGAATTGGCTGAAAGAGCTGATATTTCCAAATCATACTTAAGTAATATTGAACGCAACCTTAATGATAACCCATCTATACATATTATTGAGAAATTAGCAGATGTATTAGAAGTCGATCTCATTACATTATTAGATGAGAAAAAGCCCCGTACGAAAGATGATCTTATGTGGCAACATTTTATTTCTAAATTAGAGGAATTAGGAATAACTTCATCTGATTTAGACGAATATCGAATTGTTTTTGAATTTATCAAATGGAGAAACGACCAAAAAGAGAAAAAATGA
- a CDS encoding GntR family transcriptional regulator, producing MTDRLKEDQPIFLQIAEMIETSIIDGELTAHTKIPSTNEFSKHYQINPATAAKGINLLVDQSIIYKKRGVGMFVSEEATQIVLAKRKQRFYEQFVKPMLQEANRIEFNSTQLIAWIKEEMENDNKSN from the coding sequence TTGACAGACCGATTGAAGGAAGACCAACCTATTTTTTTACAGATAGCAGAAATGATTGAAACCAGCATTATTGACGGAGAGTTAACTGCTCACACGAAGATACCCTCAACTAATGAATTCTCCAAACATTATCAGATCAACCCTGCCACAGCAGCTAAAGGTATTAATCTGTTAGTCGATCAATCGATCATCTACAAGAAACGAGGTGTCGGTATGTTCGTTTCAGAAGAAGCTACCCAAATTGTTCTTGCTAAACGTAAGCAACGATTTTATGAGCAATTTGTTAAGCCAATGCTGCAAGAAGCCAACAGAATAGAATTTAATTCAACACAATTAATTGCTTGGATTAAGGAGGAAATGGAAAATGATAATAAAAGCAACTAA
- a CDS encoding glycosyltransferase, which yields MMENALRILHVVDRLDHGEIATMILDVYRNIDRNKVQFDFLTTTEGELDEEVRTLGGHLYRISSLREVGWKEYKQSLRQFFKGHRFYIITHCHLDQLNAFPLIEAMRVGIPVRIAHSHDTGAQLKGERKWVYSLSGRLVPVVATHYFACSKEAAKWLFKHKAKEASVIHNAFDLDQISFSGSARKQVRQALKVKQSDFVIGHAGAFSLQKNHAFLIDLFVGFRRKIPQTKLVLVGDGPVKGAILEKIKQYRLQDFVEVINWRENADKWMHAFDVFVYPSLHDGFPTSVVKAQHAGIPTLASDRMSRELDVGNKLIQFIPLHDKARWIESIHAIHEKQYRKPTEITILKKKGLDIHTVAKRAENTYLELRDQGI from the coding sequence ATGATGGAGAATGCTTTGCGAATTCTTCACGTGGTTGATCGCCTTGATCACGGTGAAATAGCAACGATGATTTTAGATGTGTATCGAAACATTGATCGAAATAAAGTACAATTTGATTTTTTAACTACGACAGAAGGTGAATTGGATGAAGAAGTCCGAACATTAGGGGGGCATCTCTATCGAATATCGTCACTAAGGGAAGTTGGCTGGAAAGAATACAAGCAGAGCTTACGGCAATTTTTTAAAGGGCACCGTTTTTATATTATAACGCACTGTCATTTAGATCAATTAAATGCGTTCCCTTTAATAGAAGCGATGCGAGTCGGTATTCCAGTTCGAATAGCACACAGTCACGATACAGGGGCGCAACTGAAGGGCGAGCGTAAATGGGTTTATTCCTTGAGTGGGCGACTAGTACCAGTCGTTGCCACCCATTATTTTGCCTGTTCGAAGGAAGCAGCGAAATGGTTATTTAAACATAAGGCCAAAGAAGCAAGCGTTATTCACAATGCGTTCGATTTAGACCAAATCTCTTTTTCCGGTTCAGCGAGAAAACAAGTTCGTCAAGCATTAAAAGTCAAACAGAGTGATTTTGTTATCGGTCATGCAGGAGCATTTAGTCTGCAAAAAAATCATGCTTTTCTGATCGATCTTTTTGTAGGATTTAGGCGCAAAATTCCGCAAACTAAGCTGGTTTTAGTTGGGGATGGTCCAGTAAAGGGAGCGATATTAGAAAAAATAAAACAATACCGATTACAGGATTTTGTCGAAGTGATCAACTGGAGGGAGAATGCAGACAAGTGGATGCATGCATTTGACGTCTTCGTTTATCCTTCCTTGCATGATGGGTTTCCCACTTCGGTTGTAAAGGCTCAACATGCAGGAATACCAACCCTCGCAAGTGATCGTATGTCCCGAGAATTAGATGTAGGTAACAAATTAATTCAGTTTATCCCATTACATGATAAAGCTCGATGGATCGAGTCAATCCATGCTATTCATGAAAAGCAATATCGAAAACCCACAGAAATAACTATCCTGAAAAAGAAGGGTCTCGACATTCACACAGTTGCCAAGAGGGCGGAGAATACCTACTTGGAGCTTCGTGATCAAGGAATCTAA
- a CDS encoding metallophosphoesterase family protein, which translates to MRLAFISDIHGNAEALKAVLDDMEAKQVDRIAVLGDIAYRGPQPAESIELIRSLNTDVIKGNADEWVVRGIREGEVPSKARETMIQEQQWTYEQLSEEQIDYLSNLPTELVIEEEGIRLHAFHATPDSLFNVVTPHASDQDLLEKLTEREDADIYLYGHIHTPYQRNAQGKTIINIGSVGLPFDQITKASYVIIDIVNGQVQTSNVRVPYDIDRVCQQYQETDYPNSEFMQNIIRSANN; encoded by the coding sequence ATGAGATTAGCGTTTATTTCAGATATTCACGGAAATGCAGAAGCATTAAAAGCAGTCCTCGATGACATGGAAGCAAAGCAAGTCGATCGCATCGCGGTTTTGGGGGATATTGCCTATAGAGGACCTCAGCCTGCTGAATCTATTGAATTAATCCGTTCACTAAATACAGACGTTATTAAAGGCAATGCAGATGAATGGGTTGTGCGAGGAATCCGTGAAGGTGAAGTCCCTTCAAAGGCAAGAGAAACGATGATTCAGGAACAGCAGTGGACATACGAACAGTTGTCGGAAGAACAAATCGATTATTTATCCAATCTCCCTACAGAGTTAGTAATAGAAGAAGAAGGTATACGACTTCATGCCTTCCATGCAACACCGGATAGCTTATTTAATGTAGTGACTCCACACGCTTCCGATCAGGACCTATTAGAAAAATTAACCGAACGGGAAGATGCGGACATTTATTTATATGGTCATATTCATACGCCGTATCAGCGAAACGCACAAGGGAAAACGATTATTAATATAGGTAGTGTAGGCTTACCATTTGATCAAATTACAAAAGCATCTTATGTGATTATTGATATCGTGAACGGGCAAGTTCAGACTAGTAATGTTCGTGTTCCTTACGATATCGATAGAGTGTGTCAGCAATATCAAGAAACTGATTATCCAAACAGTGAATTTATGCAAAATATTATTCGCTCTGCCAATAATTAA